From a single Triplophysa rosa linkage group LG17, Trosa_1v2, whole genome shotgun sequence genomic region:
- the rnf34a gene encoding E3 ubiquitin-protein ligase RNF34a isoform X1, whose translation MKAGASSMWASCCGLLNEVMGTGAVRGQQPGFGAGAGPFRFAPTAGYSTYPPTNSSSTSLLCQTCEQAFSVFRRRHICCDCKKSFCSLCSVLQENLRRCATCHLLKGTAFQRPHLMRLRVKDLRRYLTLRNINTDTCREKEDLVDLVLCHQGAESEDDPDTPSLQSRPLYSPPPSIEEPTSPLSEHSPTHGEPISRSNSSESTNQDIEDSTSVSLLNLDQTEHTPEVSPQTRRRARASLSDLSCLDDVEQLTVRQLKEILVRNFVSFSGCCEKWELVERVRRLYRENEENRKSMENVSNPITAVVAYPSPICNGGIGDGCKAQLSTDDNLCRICMDAVIDCVLLECGHMVTCTKCGKRMSECPICRQYVIRAVHVFKS comes from the exons ATGAAG GCGGGGGCCTCGTCTATGTGGGCATCATGTTGTGGTCTGCTGAATGAGGTGATGGGGACCGGGGCAGTGAGAGGGCAGCAGCCAGGTTTCGGAGCAGGTGCAGGGCCATTTCGTTTTGCACCAACTGCGGGATACTCCACATACCCCCCAACTAACTCGAGCAGCACAAGTTTGCTCTGTCAGACTTGTGAGCAAGCATTCTCTGTTTTTAGAAGGAGG CACATCTGTTGTGACTGTAAGAAGAGTTTCTGTTCGCTGTGCTCCGTACTTCAGGAAAACCTGCGCAGGTGTGCAACGTGTCATCTGCTGAAGGGCACCGCATTTCAACGCCCTCATCTCATGCGGCTGCGTGTTAAAGACTTGCGGCGGTACCTTACGCTACGCAACATTAACACTGATACCTGCAG GGAGAAGGAGGACCTCGTTGACTTGGTGCTTTGTCACCAAGGTGCAGAGAGTGAGGATGATCCAGACACGCCCTCCCTGCAGTCACGCCCCCTTTATAGCCCGCCCCCCTCCATTGAAGAGCCCACTTCCCCTCTCTCAGAACATTCCCCAACTCACGGAGAACCAATCAGCAGGAGCAACAGTTCAGAGTCCACCAATCAG GATATTGAAGATTCAACTTCAGTGTCACTCCTCAACCTTGACCAGACAGAACACACACCAGAG GTGAGTCCTCAGACGCGGCGACGGGCCCGGGCCTCTCTGTCAGACCTGTCCTGTCTCGATGATGTGGAGCAGTTGACTGTACGGCAGCTAAAGGAGATCCTGGTCAGGAACTTTGTGAGCTTCTCTGGCTGCTGTGAAAAGTGGGAACTGGTGGAACGCGTCAGGAGGCTTTACCGGGAAAACGAGGAGAATCGCAAATCTA tGGAGAATGTGAGCAATCCTATCACTGCAG TGGTAGCTTATCCATCTCCAATCTGCAATGGCGGAATCGGAG ATGGTTGCAAGGCACAGTTATCCACCGATGACAACCTGTGTCGTATCTGTATGGATGCCGTCATTGACTGTGTTTTGCTGGAGTGCGGTCACATGGTCACCTGCACCAAATGTGGAAAACGCATGAGCGAATGCCCGATATGCAGACAGTACGTCATTAGGGCCGTGCACGTTTTCAAGTCCTAA
- the kdm2ba gene encoding lysine (K)-specific demethylase 2Ba isoform X2 — protein MAMSLSADDEDYDSDTAEQQRLPNRPKSKMAASTATTPAASSSSSTTTAVKLPSNRTSSGARRRRTRCRKCEACVRTECGECHFCKDMKKFGGPGRMKQSCIMRQCIAPVLPHTAVCVVCGEAGKEDTLDDEDEKFNAMLMECSICNEIVHPNCLKVKDAAGVVNDELPNCWECPKCNYAGKTGKQKRGPGFKYASNLPGSLLREQKAGRDGREDGDQTSSASASVKRKTEREETPRLKNEDLPSRLPPLLSPSGLPRPRSEVPNFLRKKRKLFDDDEEEEEASTKKKPKKPWRPEEPLIPKLSHMKTEEDDGNTDEEDERLEKREPPRRSFKKDYSMARKEEEQDAERREERDLPFRSLRDYSNIRKVEDQDEDKEDDDDEEEEEDSKRGRDSSPALKNQSLSLESDASRCSSPRAGPSSESSETQEKPQRARVKRHRRKPPNRQLSAELSKQLNMEIRRTEHSLANENQQPLKSEPEDSENEEPKRGLRNGTAGNGGGGERVERGGGGDGGGERPHLRAREMNGTSWELRHFYPPQITPLGLNRSSPAVRPLPARSPPKCVQMERHVIRPPPICPPPDRLPLADGRNHVAPREAWLAIFSHLSHRELCLCMRVCRTWNRWCCDKKLWTRIDLKRCKSITPLMLSGIIRRQPMTLDLSWTNISKKQLSWLINRLPGLRVLLLSGCSWVAVSALCTSSCPLLRTLDLQWVEGLKDPQMRDLLSPPTDNRPGQMDTRSKLRNVTDLRLAGLDVTDNSLRLVIKNMPLLSRLDLSYCNHINDQSVNLLTAAGTTTRDSLTDVNLSVCNRVTDQSLSYFKRCGSICRIDLRFCKQVSRQACERFIAEMSVSVPFQLQEDKLLQKLS, from the exons ATGGCCATGTCACTGAGCGCCGACGATGAGGATTACGACTCGGACACAGCCGAACAG CAACGGCTACCCAACCGGCCAAAATCCAAAATGGCTGCATCAACAGCGACGACTCCGGCAGCATCCAGCTCTTCATCCACCACAACAGCAGTCAAGCTGCCATCCAACCGGACCTCCTCTGGAGCCCGCCGCCGACGTACACGATGCCGAAAGTGTGAGGCGTGTGTCCGGACGGAATGTGGAGAGTGTCACTTCTGTAAGGACATGAAGAAGTTTGGAGGACCCGGTCGCATGAAACAGTCTTGCATTATGAGACAGTGTATAGCG CCTGTGTTACCGCATACAGCTGTATGTGTAGTGTGCGGCGAGGCTGGTAAAGAAGACACGCTCGACGATGAAGATGAGAAGTTTAACGCCATGCTCATGGAGTGCTCCATCTGCAATGAGATTGTCCATCCCAACTGCCTCAAG GTGAAAGATGCAGCTGGAGTTGTGAACGATGAGCTTCCGAACTGCTGGGAATGTCCTAAATGCAACTACGCAGGGAAAACTGGAAAA CAAAAGCGGGGACCAGGCTTTAAGTACGCATCCAACCTGCCGGGCTCCCTGCTGAGGGAGCAGAAAGCAGGACGTGACGGAAGAGAGGATGGAGACCAGACCTCTTCTGCATCAGCGTCTGTGAAGAGAAAAACTGAGAGAGAGGAAACCCCCAGGCTGAAGAATGAGGACCTGCCCTCACGTCTACCCCCTCTCTTGAGTCCCAGTGGTCTGCCAAGACCACGATCTGAAGTTCCCAACTTCttgaggaagaagaggaagtTATTTGACGATGATGAAGAGGAAGAAGAGGCTAGCACTAAAAAGAAG CCTAAGAAGCCCTGGAGGCCCGAAGAGCCTTTGATTCCCAAACTCAGCCATATGAAAACAGAAGAAGATGACGGTAACACCGATGAGGAGGACGAAAGGCTAGAGAAGCGAGAACCGCCTCGCCGTTCATTCAAGAAAGACTACAGCATGGCTAGGAAAGAGGAAGAGCAAGATGCCGAGAGGCGGGAAGAAAGGGATCTACCTTTTAGATCCCTGAGGGACTACAGCAACATAAGAAAAGTGGAAGACCAAGATGAAGACAAGGAGGACGACGACGacgaagaagaagaggaagacaGCAAACGGGGTAGAGACAGCAGCCCTGCTTTAAAGAACCAATCCTTATCGCTCGAGAGCGACGCGTCGCGGTGCAGCTCCCCGAGGGCAGGACCCAGCAGCGAAAGCAGCGAGACTCAGGAAAAGCCCCAACGAGCCCGGGTGAAACGGCACCGTCGAAAGCCTCCGAACAGACAGCTCAGTGCTGAGCTCAGCAAGCAGCTCAACATGGAGATCCGCCGCACCGAACACTCGCTGGCCAATGAGAACCAGCAGCCCCTCAAGAGCGAACCGGAGGACAGCGAGAACGAGGAACCAAAGAGAGGCTTACGGAACGGAACCGCAGGGAACGGCGGAGGAGGCGAAAGAGTGGAAAGGGGAGGAGGCGGAGACGGAGGAGGGGAGAGGCCGCACCTGCGAGCCAGAGAGATGAACGGAACGTCTTGGGAGCTGCGGCACTTTTATCCACCTCAGATCACCCCGTTGGGCTTGAACCGCAGTTCACCTGCGGTCAGGCCCCTTCCCGCTCGTTCCCCTCCAAAGTGTGTGCAGATGGAACGGCACGTGATCCGGCCACCTCCCATTTGCCCTCCGCCCGACAGGCTACCGCTGGCCGACGGGCGTAATCATGTAGCTCCTCGGGAAGCCTGGTTGGCTATCTTCAGTCACTTGAGCCATCGTGAGCTTTGTTTGTGCATGCGCGTCTGCCGGACCTGGAACCGCTG GTGCTGCGACAAAAAGTTATGGACCCGTATCGATCTGAAGCGTTGCAAGTCCATCACACCTCTCATGCTGAGTGGAATCATTCGCAGACAGCCCATGACTCTTGACCTGAGCTGGACCAACATTTCCAAAAAGCAATTAAGTTGGCTTATCAACCGACTACCAG GTCTGAGGGTTCTCCTCTTGTCTGGCTGTTCGTGGGTGGCCGTCTCGGCTCTCTGCACTTCCAGTTGTCCTCTGCTGCGTACTTTAGATCTGCAGTGGGTTGAGGGGCTCAAAGACCCCCAGATGAGAGACCTACTGTctcctcccactgacaacagaccag GTCAAATGGACACACGCAGCAAACTACGGAATGTCACTGACCTGCGTCTGGCTGGTTTGGACGTCACCGACAACTCTCTGCGGCTCGTTATTAAAAACATGCCTCTGCTATCACGACTGGATTTGAGTTACTGCAATCATATAAATGATCAGTCAGTCAACCTGCTGACGGCTGCAGGGACCACCACTAGAGACTCCCTAACCGACGTCAACCTCTCTG TGTGTAACAGGGTCACCGATCAGTCACTGAGCTACTTCAAACGCTGCGGGAGCATCTGTCGCATTGACCTGCGCTTCTGCAAGCAGGTGAGCCGGCAGGCGTGCGAGCGCTTCATCGCCGAGATGTCCGTCAGCGTTCCTTTTCAACTGCAAGAGGATAAACTGCTCCAGAAGCTGAGCTAG
- the rnf34a gene encoding E3 ubiquitin-protein ligase RNF34a isoform X2, with protein MKAGASSMWASCCGLLNEVMGTGAVRGQQPGFGAGAGPFRFAPTAGYSTYPPTNSSSTSLLCQTCEQAFSVFRRRHICCDCKKSFCSLCSVLQENLRRCATCHLLKGTAFQRPHLMRLRVKDLRRYLTLRNINTDTCREKEDLVDLVLCHQGAESEDDPDTPSLQSRPLYSPPPSIEEPTSPLSEHSPTHGEPISRSNSSESTNQDIEDSTSVSLLNLDQTEHTPEVSPQTRRRARASLSDLSCLDDVEQLTVRQLKEILVRNFVSFSGCCEKWELVERVRRLYRENEENRKSMENVSNPITADGCKAQLSTDDNLCRICMDAVIDCVLLECGHMVTCTKCGKRMSECPICRQYVIRAVHVFKS; from the exons ATGAAG GCGGGGGCCTCGTCTATGTGGGCATCATGTTGTGGTCTGCTGAATGAGGTGATGGGGACCGGGGCAGTGAGAGGGCAGCAGCCAGGTTTCGGAGCAGGTGCAGGGCCATTTCGTTTTGCACCAACTGCGGGATACTCCACATACCCCCCAACTAACTCGAGCAGCACAAGTTTGCTCTGTCAGACTTGTGAGCAAGCATTCTCTGTTTTTAGAAGGAGG CACATCTGTTGTGACTGTAAGAAGAGTTTCTGTTCGCTGTGCTCCGTACTTCAGGAAAACCTGCGCAGGTGTGCAACGTGTCATCTGCTGAAGGGCACCGCATTTCAACGCCCTCATCTCATGCGGCTGCGTGTTAAAGACTTGCGGCGGTACCTTACGCTACGCAACATTAACACTGATACCTGCAG GGAGAAGGAGGACCTCGTTGACTTGGTGCTTTGTCACCAAGGTGCAGAGAGTGAGGATGATCCAGACACGCCCTCCCTGCAGTCACGCCCCCTTTATAGCCCGCCCCCCTCCATTGAAGAGCCCACTTCCCCTCTCTCAGAACATTCCCCAACTCACGGAGAACCAATCAGCAGGAGCAACAGTTCAGAGTCCACCAATCAG GATATTGAAGATTCAACTTCAGTGTCACTCCTCAACCTTGACCAGACAGAACACACACCAGAG GTGAGTCCTCAGACGCGGCGACGGGCCCGGGCCTCTCTGTCAGACCTGTCCTGTCTCGATGATGTGGAGCAGTTGACTGTACGGCAGCTAAAGGAGATCCTGGTCAGGAACTTTGTGAGCTTCTCTGGCTGCTGTGAAAAGTGGGAACTGGTGGAACGCGTCAGGAGGCTTTACCGGGAAAACGAGGAGAATCGCAAATCTA tGGAGAATGTGAGCAATCCTATCACTGCAG ATGGTTGCAAGGCACAGTTATCCACCGATGACAACCTGTGTCGTATCTGTATGGATGCCGTCATTGACTGTGTTTTGCTGGAGTGCGGTCACATGGTCACCTGCACCAAATGTGGAAAACGCATGAGCGAATGCCCGATATGCAGACAGTACGTCATTAGGGCCGTGCACGTTTTCAAGTCCTAA
- the kdm2ba gene encoding lysine (K)-specific demethylase 2Ba isoform X1 yields the protein MAMSLSADDEDYDSDTAEQQRLPNRPKSKMAASTATTPAASSSSSTTTAVKLPSNRTSSGARRRRTRCRKCEACVRTECGECHFCKDMKKFGGPGRMKQSCIMRQCIAPVLPHTAVCVVCGEAGKEDTLDDEDEKFNAMLMECSICNEIVHPNCLKVKDAAGVVNDELPNCWECPKCNYAGKTGKACKQKRGPGFKYASNLPGSLLREQKAGRDGREDGDQTSSASASVKRKTEREETPRLKNEDLPSRLPPLLSPSGLPRPRSEVPNFLRKKRKLFDDDEEEEEASTKKKPKKPWRPEEPLIPKLSHMKTEEDDGNTDEEDERLEKREPPRRSFKKDYSMARKEEEQDAERREERDLPFRSLRDYSNIRKVEDQDEDKEDDDDEEEEEDSKRGRDSSPALKNQSLSLESDASRCSSPRAGPSSESSETQEKPQRARVKRHRRKPPNRQLSAELSKQLNMEIRRTEHSLANENQQPLKSEPEDSENEEPKRGLRNGTAGNGGGGERVERGGGGDGGGERPHLRAREMNGTSWELRHFYPPQITPLGLNRSSPAVRPLPARSPPKCVQMERHVIRPPPICPPPDRLPLADGRNHVAPREAWLAIFSHLSHRELCLCMRVCRTWNRWCCDKKLWTRIDLKRCKSITPLMLSGIIRRQPMTLDLSWTNISKKQLSWLINRLPGLRVLLLSGCSWVAVSALCTSSCPLLRTLDLQWVEGLKDPQMRDLLSPPTDNRPGQMDTRSKLRNVTDLRLAGLDVTDNSLRLVIKNMPLLSRLDLSYCNHINDQSVNLLTAAGTTTRDSLTDVNLSVCNRVTDQSLSYFKRCGSICRIDLRFCKQVSRQACERFIAEMSVSVPFQLQEDKLLQKLS from the exons ATGGCCATGTCACTGAGCGCCGACGATGAGGATTACGACTCGGACACAGCCGAACAG CAACGGCTACCCAACCGGCCAAAATCCAAAATGGCTGCATCAACAGCGACGACTCCGGCAGCATCCAGCTCTTCATCCACCACAACAGCAGTCAAGCTGCCATCCAACCGGACCTCCTCTGGAGCCCGCCGCCGACGTACACGATGCCGAAAGTGTGAGGCGTGTGTCCGGACGGAATGTGGAGAGTGTCACTTCTGTAAGGACATGAAGAAGTTTGGAGGACCCGGTCGCATGAAACAGTCTTGCATTATGAGACAGTGTATAGCG CCTGTGTTACCGCATACAGCTGTATGTGTAGTGTGCGGCGAGGCTGGTAAAGAAGACACGCTCGACGATGAAGATGAGAAGTTTAACGCCATGCTCATGGAGTGCTCCATCTGCAATGAGATTGTCCATCCCAACTGCCTCAAG GTGAAAGATGCAGCTGGAGTTGTGAACGATGAGCTTCCGAACTGCTGGGAATGTCCTAAATGCAACTACGCAGGGAAAACTGGAAAAG CCTGCAAGCAAAAGCGGGGACCAGGCTTTAAGTACGCATCCAACCTGCCGGGCTCCCTGCTGAGGGAGCAGAAAGCAGGACGTGACGGAAGAGAGGATGGAGACCAGACCTCTTCTGCATCAGCGTCTGTGAAGAGAAAAACTGAGAGAGAGGAAACCCCCAGGCTGAAGAATGAGGACCTGCCCTCACGTCTACCCCCTCTCTTGAGTCCCAGTGGTCTGCCAAGACCACGATCTGAAGTTCCCAACTTCttgaggaagaagaggaagtTATTTGACGATGATGAAGAGGAAGAAGAGGCTAGCACTAAAAAGAAG CCTAAGAAGCCCTGGAGGCCCGAAGAGCCTTTGATTCCCAAACTCAGCCATATGAAAACAGAAGAAGATGACGGTAACACCGATGAGGAGGACGAAAGGCTAGAGAAGCGAGAACCGCCTCGCCGTTCATTCAAGAAAGACTACAGCATGGCTAGGAAAGAGGAAGAGCAAGATGCCGAGAGGCGGGAAGAAAGGGATCTACCTTTTAGATCCCTGAGGGACTACAGCAACATAAGAAAAGTGGAAGACCAAGATGAAGACAAGGAGGACGACGACGacgaagaagaagaggaagacaGCAAACGGGGTAGAGACAGCAGCCCTGCTTTAAAGAACCAATCCTTATCGCTCGAGAGCGACGCGTCGCGGTGCAGCTCCCCGAGGGCAGGACCCAGCAGCGAAAGCAGCGAGACTCAGGAAAAGCCCCAACGAGCCCGGGTGAAACGGCACCGTCGAAAGCCTCCGAACAGACAGCTCAGTGCTGAGCTCAGCAAGCAGCTCAACATGGAGATCCGCCGCACCGAACACTCGCTGGCCAATGAGAACCAGCAGCCCCTCAAGAGCGAACCGGAGGACAGCGAGAACGAGGAACCAAAGAGAGGCTTACGGAACGGAACCGCAGGGAACGGCGGAGGAGGCGAAAGAGTGGAAAGGGGAGGAGGCGGAGACGGAGGAGGGGAGAGGCCGCACCTGCGAGCCAGAGAGATGAACGGAACGTCTTGGGAGCTGCGGCACTTTTATCCACCTCAGATCACCCCGTTGGGCTTGAACCGCAGTTCACCTGCGGTCAGGCCCCTTCCCGCTCGTTCCCCTCCAAAGTGTGTGCAGATGGAACGGCACGTGATCCGGCCACCTCCCATTTGCCCTCCGCCCGACAGGCTACCGCTGGCCGACGGGCGTAATCATGTAGCTCCTCGGGAAGCCTGGTTGGCTATCTTCAGTCACTTGAGCCATCGTGAGCTTTGTTTGTGCATGCGCGTCTGCCGGACCTGGAACCGCTG GTGCTGCGACAAAAAGTTATGGACCCGTATCGATCTGAAGCGTTGCAAGTCCATCACACCTCTCATGCTGAGTGGAATCATTCGCAGACAGCCCATGACTCTTGACCTGAGCTGGACCAACATTTCCAAAAAGCAATTAAGTTGGCTTATCAACCGACTACCAG GTCTGAGGGTTCTCCTCTTGTCTGGCTGTTCGTGGGTGGCCGTCTCGGCTCTCTGCACTTCCAGTTGTCCTCTGCTGCGTACTTTAGATCTGCAGTGGGTTGAGGGGCTCAAAGACCCCCAGATGAGAGACCTACTGTctcctcccactgacaacagaccag GTCAAATGGACACACGCAGCAAACTACGGAATGTCACTGACCTGCGTCTGGCTGGTTTGGACGTCACCGACAACTCTCTGCGGCTCGTTATTAAAAACATGCCTCTGCTATCACGACTGGATTTGAGTTACTGCAATCATATAAATGATCAGTCAGTCAACCTGCTGACGGCTGCAGGGACCACCACTAGAGACTCCCTAACCGACGTCAACCTCTCTG TGTGTAACAGGGTCACCGATCAGTCACTGAGCTACTTCAAACGCTGCGGGAGCATCTGTCGCATTGACCTGCGCTTCTGCAAGCAGGTGAGCCGGCAGGCGTGCGAGCGCTTCATCGCCGAGATGTCCGTCAGCGTTCCTTTTCAACTGCAAGAGGATAAACTGCTCCAGAAGCTGAGCTAG
- the orai1a gene encoding calcium release-activated calcium channel protein 1 yields MSLNEHSLQALSWRKLYLSRAKLKATSRTSALLSGFAMVAMVEVQLEEDHVYPPGLLIAFSACTTVLVAVHLFALMISTCILPNLEAVSNIHNLNSIKESPHERMHCHIELAWAFSTVIGTLLFLAEVVLLCWVKFLPLKNKKPVPNEKNVTTEPPGMSPGEAAAIASTSIMVPFGLVFIVFAVHFYRSLVSHKTDQQFKELEALSNITRLQNQLDHRGDASNLQTSSAHFVA; encoded by the exons ATGAGTTTGAACGAGCATTCGCTTCAAGCTCTGTCATGGAGAAAACTTTACTTGAGTCGAGCCAAACTGAAAGCGACCAGCCGAACCTCTGCGCTGCTCTCCGGCTTCGCTATG gTAGCAATGGTGGAAGTCCAGTTGGAGGAAGATCACGTGTATCCTCCCGGCTTACTGATCGCTTTCAGCGCTTGCACAACAGTGCTGGTTGCCGTTCATCTCTTTGCTCTGATGATCAGCACGTGCATCCTGCCCAACCTGGAAGCTGTGAGCAACATCCATAACCTCAACTCCATCAAAGAATCGCCGCACGAGCGGATGCACTGCCACATCGAGCTGGCCTGGGCTTTCTCCACCGTCATTGGTACCCTTCTCTTTCTCGCAGAGGTGGTCCTTCTCTGCTGGGTGAAGTTCCTCCCTCTGAAGAATAAAAAGCCAGTCCCTAATGAGAAGAACGTTACCACTGAACCTCCAGGTATGAGCCCAGGGGAAGCCGCAGCAATCGCCTCTACCTCCATCATGGTGCCCTTCGGTCTGGTGTTTATCGTTTTCGCGGTGCATTTCTACCGTTCTCTGGTGAGTCACAAAACGGACCAGCAGTTCAAGGAGCTGGAAGCTCTGTCCAACATCACACGGCTGCAGAACCAGCTGGATCACAGGGGAGATGCCTCCAACTTGCAGACCTCTTCAGCACATTTTGTTGCCTAG
- the rnf34a gene encoding E3 ubiquitin-protein ligase RNF34a isoform X3: MKAGASSMWASCCGLLNEVMGTGAVRGQQPGFGAGAGPFRFAPTAGYSTYPPTNSSSTSLLCQTCEQAFSVFRRRHICCDCKKSFCSLCSVLQENLRRCATCHLLKGTAFQRPHLMRLRVKDLRRYLTLRNINTDTCREKEDLVDLVLCHQGAESEDDPDTPSLQSRPLYSPPPSIEEPTSPLSEHSPTHGEPISRSNSSESTNQDIEDSTSVSLLNLDQTEHTPEVSPQTRRRARASLSDLSCLDDVEQLTVRQLKEILVRNFVSFSGCCEKWELVERVRRLYRENEENRKSNGCKAQLSTDDNLCRICMDAVIDCVLLECGHMVTCTKCGKRMSECPICRQYVIRAVHVFKS, encoded by the exons ATGAAG GCGGGGGCCTCGTCTATGTGGGCATCATGTTGTGGTCTGCTGAATGAGGTGATGGGGACCGGGGCAGTGAGAGGGCAGCAGCCAGGTTTCGGAGCAGGTGCAGGGCCATTTCGTTTTGCACCAACTGCGGGATACTCCACATACCCCCCAACTAACTCGAGCAGCACAAGTTTGCTCTGTCAGACTTGTGAGCAAGCATTCTCTGTTTTTAGAAGGAGG CACATCTGTTGTGACTGTAAGAAGAGTTTCTGTTCGCTGTGCTCCGTACTTCAGGAAAACCTGCGCAGGTGTGCAACGTGTCATCTGCTGAAGGGCACCGCATTTCAACGCCCTCATCTCATGCGGCTGCGTGTTAAAGACTTGCGGCGGTACCTTACGCTACGCAACATTAACACTGATACCTGCAG GGAGAAGGAGGACCTCGTTGACTTGGTGCTTTGTCACCAAGGTGCAGAGAGTGAGGATGATCCAGACACGCCCTCCCTGCAGTCACGCCCCCTTTATAGCCCGCCCCCCTCCATTGAAGAGCCCACTTCCCCTCTCTCAGAACATTCCCCAACTCACGGAGAACCAATCAGCAGGAGCAACAGTTCAGAGTCCACCAATCAG GATATTGAAGATTCAACTTCAGTGTCACTCCTCAACCTTGACCAGACAGAACACACACCAGAG GTGAGTCCTCAGACGCGGCGACGGGCCCGGGCCTCTCTGTCAGACCTGTCCTGTCTCGATGATGTGGAGCAGTTGACTGTACGGCAGCTAAAGGAGATCCTGGTCAGGAACTTTGTGAGCTTCTCTGGCTGCTGTGAAAAGTGGGAACTGGTGGAACGCGTCAGGAGGCTTTACCGGGAAAACGAGGAGAATCGCAAATCTA ATGGTTGCAAGGCACAGTTATCCACCGATGACAACCTGTGTCGTATCTGTATGGATGCCGTCATTGACTGTGTTTTGCTGGAGTGCGGTCACATGGTCACCTGCACCAAATGTGGAAAACGCATGAGCGAATGCCCGATATGCAGACAGTACGTCATTAGGGCCGTGCACGTTTTCAAGTCCTAA